One part of the Anaerolineales bacterium genome encodes these proteins:
- the alaS gene encoding alanine--tRNA ligase encodes MPKTANQIRQDYLDFFTQRGHTEVPSAPLVPGGDATLLFTNSGMVQFKDVFLGTDKRDYNRAVDSQKCLRVAGKHNDLEDVGTDDTHHTFFEMLGNWSFGDYYKKEAIAWAWELLTQTWGLPADRLYASVFKDDQGEIETDKEAADNWLAQPGFVPEHLVYYGRKDNFWEMADTGPCGPNSEIYYDFGPEYGEIQKNTDGELALDSPRFVEIWNLVFIQYNRTGPKDLKPLPAKHVDTGMGLERIVSVLQQAKGNYRTDLFTPLIAKVQELAGQTDAERDANFTPYRVIADHARAATFLIAEGVVPGNVGRNYVARMIIRRAARFGTKLGLTEPFMAQVAEAIIAHYGEAYPELVKNRSAILDGLTREEEQFQRTVESGMAKLDALFAGLPAGGTLDGAQAFDLYATYGLPLELTRDVARERGYGVDEAGFHAAMEQHRTASGAGQAMGALGGEQAEAFASVVQQLQADGKLSDKGVKYDPYEDLDELDTKGEVLALVKNGQPLQQAAAGDTVAIILPKTPFYIAAGGQVSDTGVIQAADGSWAIRVSEMQQPAAGAIVHIGEVVEGAPRVGDAAIARVDARRRQDIMRNHTATHLLHAALHQVVGEHARQAGSLVAPDRLRFDFNNPEAVSKDAIVQIEDQVNAWVLDNYELEKETKSLEQAKKEGATALFGEKYGDRVRTIAIGQEDAPFSYELCGGTHVEHTGDIGLFLIVSEGSAAAGIRRIEAVTGREAYALAKTRNAALQEAARTLKTTPDDVPAKTAALQSELSQLNKELAAARRAQAQQSLGDLLTNLPQVSGVPVLAAAVPGADADALRALADKFRQQHASGVALLAAVADGSVTLIAAVTKDLVARGLQAGELAKQAASVLDGRGGGKPELAQAGGVDNGKLDEALAMAAKWVGEKLG; translated from the coding sequence ATGCCCAAAACTGCCAACCAGATTCGTCAAGATTACTTAGATTTCTTCACCCAGCGCGGCCACACCGAGGTACCCTCCGCCCCCTTGGTGCCCGGCGGCGATGCCACCCTGCTGTTCACCAACTCCGGCATGGTGCAATTCAAAGACGTCTTCCTCGGCACCGACAAGCGTGACTACAACCGCGCCGTGGATTCGCAAAAGTGCCTGCGCGTGGCCGGCAAACACAACGACCTCGAGGACGTGGGCACAGACGATACCCACCATACCTTCTTCGAAATGCTGGGCAACTGGTCCTTTGGCGATTATTACAAAAAAGAAGCCATCGCCTGGGCCTGGGAGCTGTTGACCCAAACATGGGGCCTGCCGGCAGACCGCCTGTACGCCTCCGTATTCAAGGATGACCAGGGCGAGATCGAAACCGACAAAGAGGCCGCCGATAACTGGCTGGCCCAGCCCGGCTTCGTGCCTGAGCACCTGGTCTATTACGGCCGCAAGGACAACTTCTGGGAGATGGCCGACACTGGCCCCTGCGGCCCCAACAGCGAGATCTATTACGACTTTGGGCCGGAGTACGGCGAGATCCAAAAGAACACCGATGGCGAACTCGCCCTCGACAGCCCGCGCTTTGTCGAGATCTGGAACTTGGTCTTCATCCAGTACAACCGCACCGGCCCCAAGGACCTGAAGCCGTTGCCCGCCAAGCATGTCGACACCGGCATGGGCCTGGAACGCATCGTCTCCGTATTGCAGCAGGCCAAAGGCAACTACCGCACCGACCTGTTCACGCCGCTGATCGCGAAAGTGCAGGAGCTGGCCGGGCAGACGGACGCCGAGCGGGATGCCAACTTCACCCCCTACCGCGTGATCGCAGACCACGCCCGCGCCGCCACCTTCTTGATCGCCGAAGGCGTCGTGCCGGGCAATGTGGGCCGCAACTACGTGGCGCGCATGATCATCCGCCGTGCCGCTCGCTTTGGCACCAAGCTCGGCCTCACCGAGCCGTTCATGGCCCAGGTCGCTGAAGCCATCATTGCGCACTATGGCGAAGCCTATCCTGAGCTGGTCAAGAACCGCAGCGCCATCCTGGATGGCCTGACGCGTGAAGAAGAGCAGTTCCAGCGCACCGTTGAAAGCGGCATGGCCAAGTTGGACGCGCTGTTCGCCGGGCTGCCCGCGGGCGGCACACTGGATGGCGCTCAGGCCTTCGACCTGTACGCCACCTACGGCTTGCCGCTGGAGCTGACCCGTGACGTGGCCCGCGAGCGCGGCTACGGCGTAGACGAAGCCGGCTTCCACGCCGCCATGGAGCAGCACCGCACCGCCTCCGGAGCGGGCCAGGCCATGGGCGCGCTGGGCGGCGAGCAGGCTGAAGCCTTTGCCTCCGTAGTGCAGCAACTGCAGGCCGACGGCAAACTGAGCGACAAGGGCGTCAAGTACGACCCTTACGAAGATCTGGACGAATTGGACACCAAGGGCGAAGTGCTGGCTCTGGTGAAAAACGGCCAGCCGCTGCAGCAGGCCGCCGCCGGCGACACCGTCGCTATCATCCTGCCCAAGACACCCTTCTACATCGCTGCAGGTGGTCAGGTGAGCGACACCGGCGTGATCCAGGCTGCCGATGGCAGCTGGGCCATCCGTGTGAGCGAGATGCAGCAGCCCGCCGCCGGCGCCATCGTGCACATCGGCGAAGTGGTGGAAGGCGCGCCAAGAGTTGGTGATGCCGCCATCGCCCGCGTGGATGCCCGCCGCCGCCAGGACATTATGCGTAACCACACCGCCACGCATTTACTCCACGCTGCGCTGCACCAGGTCGTGGGCGAACACGCTCGCCAGGCTGGCTCGCTGGTGGCGCCCGACCGCCTGCGTTTTGACTTCAACAATCCCGAGGCCGTCAGCAAAGACGCCATCGTCCAGATCGAAGATCAGGTCAACGCCTGGGTGCTGGACAATTACGAGTTGGAAAAAGAAACCAAATCGCTGGAACAAGCCAAAAAGGAAGGCGCCACCGCCCTCTTCGGCGAAAAATATGGCGACAGGGTGCGCACCATTGCCATCGGGCAGGAGGACGCGCCATTCTCGTATGAATTGTGCGGCGGCACGCACGTAGAACACACCGGCGATATTGGCCTGTTCCTCATCGTCAGCGAGGGCAGCGCCGCCGCTGGCATCCGCCGCATCGAAGCCGTCACCGGCCGCGAGGCCTACGCGCTGGCCAAGACGCGCAACGCCGCACTGCAAGAGGCAGCCCGCACCCTCAAGACCACCCCAGACGATGTGCCGGCCAAGACGGCTGCATTGCAGAGCGAGCTGAGCCAGCTCAACAAAGAGCTGGCCGCCGCCCGCCGCGCTCAAGCACAACAGAGCCTAGGTGATTTGCTGACCAACTTGCCGCAAGTTTCTGGCGTGCCGGTGCTGGCGGCGGCCGTGCCCGGCGCCGATGCCGACGCGCTGCGCGCCCTGGCCGACAAGTTCCGCCAGCAGCATGCCAGCGGCGTAGCCCTGCTGGCGGCGGTGGCGGATGGCAGCGTCACCCTCATCGCCGCAGTCACAAAAGACTTAGTGGCCCGCGGCCTGCAGGCTGGCGAGCTGGCCAAGCAAGCCGCCTCCGTGCTGGATGGCCGTGGCGGCGGCAAGCCGGAGCTGGCGCAAGCCGGCGGCGTGGACAACGGCAAGCTGGACGAAGCGCTGGCCATGGCCGCAAAGTGGGTAGGCGAAAAGTTAGGGTAA
- the polA gene encoding DNA polymerase I gives MPQTLYLIDGHALAYRTYFALTSAGAGSSRWTTSAGEPTAGVFGFTSVLLRILEQERPEYMAVAFDVGKTFRDKRYPDYKATREKMPDDLRVQMERIREMVDAFNFPRLELEGFEADDVIGSIAKKVAGEGVGVKIITGDKDLLQLVDKRIIVSLPGKQLADGKDYAPQDVFEFLGVMPEQVVDFKAMIGDKSDNIPGIPGIGEKTAAGLLAEYKTLENIYANLDKLKPSQRQKFEDGREKADLSLELSRIVTDLDIDFHIQQARTDHIKSQDVLELFRQLEFRSLMKRLNTVLELGNMPQDTKLGQLGMFPEENPTPRGPAVDIDVEVVDTPEALAALAKTLAAAKYISFDTETSSTNHMQCDLVGISFSVEEGKGYYIPIGHERILGSQLPIEEVVAALQGPLTDPKIPKFGHNLSFDYVVLARHGLRVQPLSMDSMIAEWVADSGSRNLGLKGLVWVRLNNEMTEIQDLLGKGRKQITMAQVPIQQAAEYAAADAEVVLRLQPVLTERMKAVRGEQIFDQIEMPLVRVLSDMEMTGIMLDTKFLAGMGAELNKDLERIGTEVYQQVGEEFNLSSPQQLAHMLFDRLKLPPPPGVRKTASGAYSTSADILEAMSEQHPIVDLILDHRELSKLKTTYVDALPLEVNPATNRIHTSYNQAGTVTGRIASSEPNLQNIPIRTELGRRVRRAFIAASGHKLLAVDYSQVELRIVAHIAQDEAMLSAFRNNEDIHITTAAAILGIAPDKVTGEQRRNAKAVNFGLIYGMSPFGLTRSTDLTLAEAENFVKAYFEKFPGVRAYIDSTKKKAAELGYIETLLGRRRQFQALKEGTNYVLKSRLEREAINSPIQGTAADIMKLAMLRVDAALPKAKLGGRMLLQVHDELVLEVPEAELDKTAALVRDEMSKAYQLSVPLQTEVKVGKNWGQMDVVG, from the coding sequence ATGCCCCAAACGCTATATCTTATTGATGGCCATGCTCTGGCCTACCGCACCTACTTTGCGCTCACCAGCGCGGGAGCGGGTAGCAGCCGCTGGACCACCAGCGCTGGCGAGCCCACTGCCGGCGTGTTTGGTTTCACTTCGGTGCTGCTGCGCATCCTGGAGCAGGAGCGCCCCGAATACATGGCAGTTGCCTTCGATGTAGGCAAAACCTTCCGCGATAAGCGTTACCCCGACTACAAGGCCACCCGCGAAAAAATGCCGGATGATCTGCGCGTGCAGATGGAGCGTATCCGCGAGATGGTGGATGCGTTCAACTTTCCGCGCCTGGAGCTTGAAGGTTTCGAGGCCGATGATGTCATTGGCAGCATCGCCAAGAAGGTGGCCGGCGAAGGAGTGGGCGTCAAGATCATTACCGGGGATAAAGACCTGCTGCAGCTTGTTGACAAGCGCATCATTGTCAGTCTGCCTGGCAAGCAGTTGGCTGACGGCAAAGATTATGCGCCGCAGGATGTCTTTGAATTCCTGGGAGTGATGCCGGAGCAGGTGGTGGACTTCAAGGCCATGATCGGCGACAAATCTGACAACATCCCCGGCATCCCCGGCATTGGCGAGAAGACCGCGGCTGGCTTGCTGGCGGAGTACAAGACGCTGGAGAACATTTACGCCAATCTCGATAAGCTCAAGCCTTCCCAACGCCAGAAGTTCGAGGACGGGCGCGAGAAAGCGGATCTGAGCCTTGAGCTTTCGCGTATTGTCACTGACCTCGATATAGACTTTCACATCCAACAGGCGCGCACCGATCACATCAAGTCTCAGGATGTTCTCGAGTTGTTTCGCCAGCTTGAGTTCCGCTCGCTGATGAAGCGGCTCAATACCGTGCTGGAGCTGGGCAACATGCCCCAGGACACCAAGCTGGGCCAGCTGGGCATGTTCCCCGAAGAGAACCCGACCCCGCGTGGCCCGGCGGTGGATATTGACGTAGAGGTCGTGGATACGCCCGAGGCACTGGCTGCGCTGGCCAAAACGCTGGCCGCCGCCAAGTACATCTCCTTTGATACTGAGACCAGCAGCACCAACCACATGCAATGTGACCTGGTGGGCATCTCGTTCTCAGTGGAGGAGGGTAAGGGCTATTACATTCCGATCGGACACGAACGCATACTCGGCTCCCAGCTTCCCATTGAGGAGGTAGTGGCTGCCCTGCAAGGCCCGCTGACCGACCCCAAGATCCCCAAGTTTGGCCACAACCTAAGTTTTGATTACGTGGTGTTGGCCCGGCATGGCCTGCGTGTGCAGCCACTCAGCATGGACAGCATGATCGCCGAATGGGTGGCCGACAGCGGCTCACGCAATCTCGGCCTCAAAGGCCTGGTGTGGGTACGCCTGAACAATGAGATGACCGAAATTCAGGATCTGCTGGGCAAGGGTCGCAAGCAGATCACCATGGCCCAGGTGCCGATCCAGCAGGCGGCCGAATATGCCGCCGCGGATGCCGAAGTGGTGCTGCGCCTGCAACCCGTGCTAACCGAACGCATGAAGGCCGTCAGGGGTGAGCAAATCTTTGACCAGATCGAAATGCCGCTGGTACGCGTACTCTCTGATATGGAGATGACGGGCATCATGCTGGACACAAAGTTTTTGGCCGGCATGGGCGCCGAGCTCAATAAGGACTTAGAGCGCATCGGCACAGAGGTGTATCAGCAAGTAGGCGAGGAGTTCAATCTCAGCTCGCCCCAGCAGTTGGCTCATATGTTGTTCGATCGCCTCAAGCTGCCGCCTCCGCCCGGCGTGCGCAAAACCGCCTCGGGCGCATATTCAACCTCGGCGGACATTCTGGAAGCGATGAGCGAGCAGCACCCGATCGTGGACCTGATCCTCGACCATCGCGAACTCTCCAAGCTGAAGACCACCTACGTGGATGCGCTGCCGTTGGAGGTGAACCCGGCAACCAACCGAATACATACCTCGTACAACCAGGCGGGTACAGTGACCGGGCGCATTGCCTCCAGCGAACCAAACCTGCAAAACATCCCCATCCGCACTGAGCTGGGGCGCCGCGTGCGGCGCGCCTTTATCGCAGCCTCTGGGCACAAACTGCTTGCGGTGGACTATTCTCAAGTCGAGCTGCGCATTGTGGCGCACATTGCCCAGGACGAAGCGATGTTGAGCGCCTTCCGCAACAATGAGGACATTCACATTACTACGGCCGCGGCGATCCTGGGCATTGCGCCTGACAAGGTGACCGGTGAGCAACGCCGCAACGCCAAAGCTGTGAACTTTGGCTTGATCTATGGCATGAGCCCTTTTGGACTTACCCGTAGCACGGATCTGACCTTGGCCGAGGCCGAGAACTTTGTCAAGGCGTACTTTGAGAAGTTCCCCGGTGTACGTGCATACATTGATAGTACGAAGAAGAAAGCGGCCGAGCTGGGCTATATCGAAACCCTGCTGGGCCGCCGGCGCCAGTTCCAGGCGCTGAAAGAGGGCACCAACTATGTGCTCAAGAGCCGCCTGGAGCGCGAAGCGATCAACAGCCCCATTCAAGGCACTGCGGCTGACATCATGAAGCTGGCCATGCTGCGCGTAGATGCTGCCCTCCCCAAGGCCAAGCTGGGCGGGCGAATGCTGTTGCAAGTTCACGATGAGCTGGTGCTGGAAGTGCCTGAGGCGGAACTGGACAAGACAGCCGCGCTGGTGCGCGACGAGATGAGCAAGGCCTACCAGCTAAGCGTGCCTCTGCAGACCGAAGTGAAGGTCGGCAAGAACTGGGGCCAGATGGACGTGGTGGGCTAG
- a CDS encoding transposase encodes MTKQAIILTPSKGFGEMVRQLLADADKLQPQLLSSPAQALAAAASGLDLLVLDTDFADMDIAGYLEQLRQIAPDFKLILILTEDTPADGWEHVGARAVLSQPFYLPDLVAALEKLYGPLHAAQAAPKAQYGNAPVAAKPTEAAAHSTPAWLADTKLSAQHLAQLSLESASQAALITRGAELWAYAGELPRAAAEELAAAVSNGGDAGADLARFVRLEATQADYMLYATPIGSEHKLALVFDTQVPFSKMRSQVDRMAAAMAVTSEASMAEVAVPAAQAVSRGQQAAAPVAPTPPSPPQTEPAPAQPRVRWLPAAQAAAGGSALLSYAYVLAPRLPEHRLEGDLAEKLAAWLPQLCVAFAWRLEHLSLQPGFVQWMVSLPAETAPESVVHTLENHLSERIFDEFPRLKRDNPSGQFFAPGFLVMNGGLPTDVQVSDFIAHTRNRQGIPNQ; translated from the coding sequence ATGACCAAGCAAGCCATCATTCTGACGCCCAGCAAAGGCTTTGGCGAAATGGTTCGCCAGCTGCTTGCCGATGCGGATAAGCTGCAGCCGCAGCTGTTGTCCTCGCCTGCCCAGGCGTTAGCCGCCGCGGCCAGTGGGTTGGATCTGCTGGTGCTGGATACTGATTTTGCGGATATGGATATTGCCGGCTATCTGGAGCAACTGCGCCAGATTGCCCCTGACTTCAAGCTGATCCTGATACTGACCGAAGATACTCCTGCGGATGGCTGGGAGCATGTGGGCGCGCGGGCTGTGCTTTCGCAGCCCTTCTATTTGCCGGACCTGGTCGCCGCGCTCGAGAAACTCTACGGCCCGCTGCACGCTGCCCAAGCCGCTCCCAAGGCCCAGTATGGCAACGCCCCAGTGGCAGCTAAGCCTACGGAGGCCGCTGCCCACTCTACGCCTGCGTGGCTGGCAGACACCAAGCTGTCTGCCCAGCACTTGGCCCAGCTTTCACTGGAGTCTGCCTCCCAGGCCGCGCTGATCACCCGCGGGGCTGAGCTTTGGGCCTACGCCGGCGAACTGCCGCGCGCCGCCGCCGAAGAGCTGGCCGCCGCCGTCTCCAACGGCGGTGACGCGGGCGCCGACCTGGCCCGCTTTGTACGCCTGGAAGCGACGCAGGCCGACTACATGCTGTATGCCACCCCCATTGGCAGCGAACACAAGCTGGCGCTTGTGTTTGATACCCAGGTGCCTTTTAGTAAAATGCGCAGCCAGGTTGATCGCATGGCCGCCGCCATGGCGGTTACCAGCGAAGCCAGCATGGCTGAAGTGGCTGTTCCGGCGGCACAGGCCGTCAGCCGCGGCCAGCAGGCCGCTGCCCCGGTTGCCCCGACGCCGCCCAGCCCGCCGCAGACAGAACCCGCTCCCGCTCAGCCGCGGGTGCGCTGGCTGCCCGCCGCCCAGGCTGCCGCTGGCGGTAGCGCCTTGCTGAGCTATGCGTATGTATTGGCCCCGCGCCTGCCTGAGCATCGTTTGGAAGGCGACTTGGCGGAGAAGCTGGCCGCCTGGCTACCGCAGCTGTGTGTAGCATTCGCCTGGCGCCTTGAGCATCTCAGCCTTCAGCCCGGCTTTGTGCAATGGATGGTGAGCCTGCCCGCTGAGACCGCGCCGGAGAGCGTTGTGCACACGCTGGAGAACCATTTGTCTGAGCGCATCTTTGACGAGTTCCCGCGCTTGAAGCGCGATAATCCCTCAGGCCAGTTCTTTGCGCCGGGTTTTCTGGTAATGAACGGCGGCCTGCCCACCGATGTGCAGGTCAGCGATTTCATTGCCCATACGCGCAACCGCCAGGGGATTCCAAATCAGTAA
- a CDS encoding AI-2E family transporter, with the protein MSARRKALPPKPAPPKRWSPTTKLVVALSLVALLAAVLVRFDYLIGPLLVAFMLSYILHPLVERLAKATGLKWRSAVSLIFVGFLAVVIWLSILGGSAVVDQMGSLVNAGQNLITSLPEFARQLATQSLQIGPFDIQFSEVERILQEEFNLNFVTLGQQVLSALQPLLGQAGSLLGLVATGALSTLGWAAFIFIISYFLLVDAEGVPSFFAQIANTGYDAEIRRIGRELSRIWDTFLRGQLLIISLVIITYFMLMTILGVHNALGLAFLTGLAKFVPYVGPVVAGGTAALVAYFQGGNYLGIEPFAYAAIVVVGTLVLDQIFDNLVSPRIFGKTLGVHPAAVLVAALIAASLLGFVGLLLAAPVLASLQLLLRFALRKMLDLNPWPEKEVPLAPRDSLAQRLHQIWKQLRSLATRWYKAARKRIKQS; encoded by the coding sequence ATGTCAGCCAGAAGAAAAGCCTTGCCTCCCAAGCCAGCGCCGCCAAAACGCTGGAGCCCTACCACGAAACTGGTAGTGGCCCTCAGCCTGGTGGCTTTGCTGGCCGCCGTGCTGGTGCGCTTCGATTACCTGATCGGCCCGCTGCTTGTGGCCTTCATGCTCTCGTACATTCTGCACCCGCTTGTGGAGCGCCTGGCGAAAGCCACGGGTCTCAAGTGGCGTTCTGCTGTCAGCCTGATCTTCGTTGGCTTTCTGGCCGTGGTGATCTGGCTCTCGATCCTGGGCGGTTCTGCGGTCGTGGATCAGATGGGCTCGCTGGTGAATGCCGGCCAGAACCTGATCACCAGCTTGCCGGAGTTTGCCCGCCAACTGGCGACTCAATCGCTGCAGATCGGCCCGTTTGATATTCAGTTTTCCGAAGTTGAGCGCATCCTGCAGGAAGAGTTCAACCTCAACTTCGTCACCCTGGGTCAGCAAGTGCTCTCCGCGCTGCAGCCGCTGCTGGGCCAGGCGGGCAGCCTGCTGGGATTGGTCGCAACTGGCGCGCTCAGCACCTTGGGCTGGGCAGCCTTCATATTCATCATCTCGTACTTCCTGCTGGTGGATGCCGAAGGCGTACCCTCTTTCTTTGCGCAGATCGCAAACACCGGCTATGACGCCGAAATACGCCGCATTGGGCGCGAGCTCTCCCGCATTTGGGATACCTTCTTGCGCGGCCAGTTGCTGATCATCAGTTTGGTCATCATTACGTATTTCATGCTCATGACCATTCTGGGTGTGCACAACGCGCTGGGTTTGGCGTTCCTGACCGGCTTGGCCAAGTTTGTTCCTTATGTGGGGCCAGTGGTGGCGGGTGGCACGGCTGCATTGGTGGCTTACTTTCAGGGTGGCAATTATCTTGGCATTGAGCCGTTCGCCTACGCCGCGATCGTGGTGGTGGGCACCTTGGTGCTTGACCAGATCTTTGATAATCTGGTCAGCCCGCGCATTTTCGGAAAAACGCTGGGTGTGCACCCAGCTGCTGTGCTGGTGGCCGCCCTCATCGCCGCCAGCCTGCTGGGCTTCGTGGGCCTGCTTCTGGCCGCCCCCGTGCTGGCCAGCCTGCAGCTCCTGCTGCGCTTTGCTTTGCGCAAAATGCTCGATCTCAACCCGTGGCCAGAGAAAGAGGTTCCCTTAGCTCCCAGGGACTCCCTGGCACAGCGCTTGCATCAGATCTGGAAGCAGTTGCGCAGCTTGGCGACACGTTGGTACAAAGCCGCGCGCAAACGCATCAAGCAAAGTTAG
- the ccsA gene encoding cytochrome c biogenesis protein CcsA, with the protein MASSTSLDPKPRLLGVLDVLSALLMAGSIYIVFFYAPMERVMGNVQRVFYFHASSGWVTMVVLIIAAVAGIIYLLRPHKKWDVLSVACVEIGLVFAFICVTTGSIWARPAWNTWWTWDPRVVTFTILILVYMAYMLLRQGIDDPQRRARFGAIYAILAAFTVPLTFFSIRIWRTLHPVVIGSGSATAEGGFDMTRPMVWTLLFTLLALTVFTLTLLWHRVRLGWLADKVEELRMKALGR; encoded by the coding sequence ATGGCATCATCAACTTCGCTAGACCCCAAACCCCGCTTGTTGGGCGTGCTGGATGTTCTTTCAGCGCTGCTTATGGCGGGCAGCATCTACATAGTTTTCTTCTATGCGCCCATGGAGCGCGTGATGGGCAATGTGCAGCGTGTGTTTTATTTTCACGCTTCCAGCGGCTGGGTAACCATGGTGGTGCTCATTATTGCCGCCGTGGCCGGAATCATCTATCTGCTGCGCCCGCACAAGAAGTGGGACGTGCTGTCTGTGGCCTGTGTGGAGATCGGCTTGGTGTTCGCTTTCATCTGCGTCACCACCGGCTCCATCTGGGCCCGCCCGGCCTGGAATACATGGTGGACCTGGGACCCGCGCGTGGTCACCTTCACCATCCTCATCCTGGTCTATATGGCCTATATGCTGCTGCGCCAGGGCATTGATGACCCGCAGCGCCGTGCCCGTTTTGGCGCCATCTACGCCATCCTGGCTGCGTTCACTGTCCCGCTGACTTTCTTCTCCATTCGCATCTGGCGCACGCTGCATCCCGTGGTGATCGGCAGCGGCAGCGCCACGGCTGAGGGCGGCTTCGATATGACCCGCCCCATGGTGTGGACCCTGCTGTTCACCCTGCTGGCCCTGACCGTGTTCACGTTGACCCTGTTGTGGCACCGCGTGCGCCTGGGCTGGCTGGCCGACAAAGTGGAAGAACTGCGCATGAAGGCGCTGGGCCGCTAG
- a CDS encoding heme exporter protein CcmB codes for MANYFTAVWAIMRKDLAAEWRSRQMVSAMLVFVVLVIFIFAFTLDIDMLTRRQIAAGVLWTTFAFAGTLGLNRTLATEGERGSLDGLLLAPVERSAIYFGKTLANLFFMLVVEIFTLPLYAVFYNMSLAQPGLWLVLVLGSWCFCTAGTLLAAMAAQARSRELLLPVLLFPVVLPVLVASVRASSAFINGLGMEYALSSLNILVVYGLIMPALGFMFFDFIVEE; via the coding sequence ATGGCTAACTACTTCACAGCCGTGTGGGCCATCATGCGCAAAGACCTGGCCGCCGAGTGGCGCAGCCGCCAAATGGTGAGCGCCATGCTGGTGTTCGTGGTGCTGGTCATCTTTATTTTTGCGTTCACGCTGGATATCGACATGCTCACCCGCCGCCAGATCGCCGCTGGCGTGCTGTGGACCACTTTCGCCTTTGCCGGCACGCTGGGGCTCAACCGCACCCTGGCCACTGAAGGTGAGCGCGGCTCGCTGGACGGCCTGCTGTTGGCCCCGGTTGAGCGTAGCGCCATTTACTTTGGCAAAACCCTTGCGAACTTATTCTTCATGCTGGTTGTGGAAATTTTCACCCTCCCGCTTTATGCTGTGTTCTACAACATGAGCCTGGCACAGCCGGGTTTGTGGCTGGTGCTGGTGCTGGGTTCGTGGTGCTTTTGCACTGCAGGCACGCTTCTGGCCGCCATGGCGGCCCAGGCCCGCAGCCGTGAATTGCTGCTGCCGGTGCTGTTGTTCCCCGTGGTGCTGCCGGTGCTGGTGGCCTCGGTACGGGCCAGCAGCGCCTTCATCAACGGCCTGGGTATGGAATACGCCCTCTCCAGCCTCAACATTCTGGTTGTGTATGGTCTCATCATGCCCGCGTTGGGCTTTATGTTCTTTGACTTCATCGTAGAGGAGTAA
- the ccmA gene encoding heme ABC exporter ATP-binding protein CcmA: MITVSQLSKRYGYRLALHGVNLRVRKGELVALLGPNGAGKSTLLRVLAGLAQPTTGRVQVAGCQLPKQAAAARAQLGYLGHQPLLYEDLTADQNLDFFARLYAVSAAAARIDELLELVGLLERRREPVRGYSRGMLQRLALARALLHRPRVLLLDEPHSALDLQTADALDDVLRAQARAGATVLIASHDLDRVGGLTQRAVLLAAGRNAGTLAKAKLGARLPAHYQQALERANG; the protein is encoded by the coding sequence ATGATCACTGTCAGCCAGCTCAGCAAGCGTTATGGATACCGCCTGGCTTTACACGGCGTGAATTTGCGCGTGCGCAAGGGCGAGCTGGTGGCCTTGCTTGGCCCCAACGGGGCCGGCAAAAGTACCCTGCTGCGCGTGCTGGCTGGGCTGGCTCAGCCAACGACTGGCCGCGTCCAGGTGGCTGGCTGCCAGCTGCCTAAGCAGGCAGCTGCAGCCCGCGCCCAGCTGGGCTATCTGGGCCACCAGCCGCTGCTGTATGAGGACCTGACCGCTGACCAGAATTTGGACTTCTTTGCCCGCCTGTACGCTGTGTCAGCCGCGGCTGCCCGCATCGATGAACTGTTGGAGCTGGTGGGCTTGCTGGAACGCCGCCGCGAGCCGGTGCGTGGTTATTCGCGCGGGATGTTGCAGCGCCTTGCGCTGGCGCGGGCGCTGCTGCATCGCCCGCGCGTCCTCCTGCTCGACGAGCCGCACAGCGCTCTCGACTTGCAAACTGCCGATGCGCTGGACGATGTGCTGCGCGCCCAGGCACGGGCCGGCGCCACGGTGCTGATCGCCAGCCATGATCTCGATAGGGTGGGCGGCCTGACGCAGCGCGCCGTGCTGCTGGCCGCTGGCCGCAACGCCGGCACGCTGGCCAAGGCCAAGCTGGGCGCCAGGCTGCCTGCGCACTATCAGCAGGCTCTGGAGCGCGCCAATGGCTAA